The following are encoded in a window of Phycisphaerae bacterium genomic DNA:
- a CDS encoding ribose-phosphate diphosphokinase encodes MPKRGELLIFAGSASVNFTAAVCKQLHVRPGKCFTQRFSEGNTFVRVGDNVRGKDVFFVQSISYPVNDNFMELLFFIDAFKRASARSVTAVIPFFGYGKGDKKDEPRVSIRARVCADCLEAAGVDRIVTMDLHAPQIQGFFRVPVDHLYALPVIQKHFKGRMKNDWVVVAPDVGAAGMANAYASAMGAKTVIAEKTRVDHKERAVVKRLIGHVAGKNALIVDDFTITGGTLIATAQRLKQEKAKDIYAAVAHGVLGKGTAAKLDASPIKELVITDSLEYRFEPLPKKVKVVSAAPLFAKAIRNIHNQTSVSELFKL; translated from the coding sequence ATGCCCAAACGCGGCGAGCTATTGATTTTCGCGGGTTCGGCAAGCGTCAATTTCACCGCCGCCGTTTGCAAGCAACTTCATGTCCGGCCGGGCAAGTGCTTCACTCAGAGATTCTCCGAGGGCAATACTTTTGTGCGGGTCGGTGACAACGTCCGCGGCAAGGACGTTTTCTTTGTCCAATCGATCAGCTACCCGGTCAACGACAATTTCATGGAACTCCTCTTTTTCATCGACGCCTTCAAACGGGCGTCGGCGCGAAGCGTGACGGCCGTCATCCCGTTCTTTGGATATGGCAAAGGCGACAAGAAGGACGAGCCGCGCGTGTCGATCCGCGCGCGGGTCTGCGCCGATTGCCTGGAAGCCGCAGGGGTCGATCGCATCGTTACGATGGACTTGCACGCCCCGCAGATCCAGGGCTTCTTCCGCGTGCCGGTCGACCATCTCTACGCACTGCCCGTGATCCAAAAGCATTTCAAGGGGCGGATGAAGAACGACTGGGTCGTCGTGGCCCCGGACGTCGGCGCCGCCGGAATGGCCAACGCCTACGCCTCCGCGATGGGGGCCAAGACAGTCATCGCCGAAAAGACTCGTGTGGACCACAAGGAGCGGGCGGTCGTCAAGCGCCTGATCGGCCACGTCGCGGGCAAAAACGCGCTGATCGTCGATGATTTCACGATCACCGGCGGGACGCTCATCGCCACGGCCCAGCGACTCAAGCAGGAGAAGGCCAAGGACATCTACGCCGCCGTGGCCCACGGCGTACTCGGCAAGGGAACAGCGGCCAAACTCGACGCCAGCCCCATCAAGGAACTGGTCATTACCGACAGTCTGGAGTATCGCTTCGAGCCGCTGCCCAAAAAGGTGAAGGTCGTTTCCGCCGCGCCACTGTTCGCGAAGGCGATCCGGAACATTCACAACCAAACGAGCGTGTCGGAGCTTTTCAAGTTGTAG
- the pruA gene encoding L-glutamate gamma-semialdehyde dehydrogenase, with the protein MLIPYEPETYVDFNEPGPRQKMLDALKLVESQLGRGYPLRIGGKKIETTGKIESLNPARCEQIVGTTAKATQEHALAAIAAADEAFKSWSRVPPDIRARYLLKAAAIIRRRVYEFSAWMVYEVSKSWIEAYADATECIDFLEFYAREMMRLGGSQPVVPQVGEENEVRFIPLGVGVVIPPWNFPFAIMAGMTTAAIVAGNTVVLKPASTSPIIAAKFVEVMEEVMLPPGVLNFCPGPGGQVGDTLVDHPRTRFIAFTGSRDVGLRIFERASKVHPGQIWLKRTTLEMGGKDCIVVTESADIDAAAEGVVAAAFGFQGQKCSACSRLVVDEKVHDVLVEKVVERTKRLTIGNPTGPENYFMGAVIDTSAFDKINGYIDVGKKEGQLALGGTKVPTGGYFIPPTIYTGIARDARIAQEEIFGPVLAVIKGRGLDDLLAIANGTEYGLTGGFYSRDRMELERARHEFHVGNLYMNRKCTGALVDVQPFGGFNMSGTDSKAGGRDYLLHFLQGKSITERL; encoded by the coding sequence ATGTTGATCCCTTACGAACCGGAGACCTACGTCGATTTCAACGAACCCGGCCCGCGGCAGAAGATGCTCGACGCCCTCAAGCTGGTCGAATCCCAATTAGGACGTGGGTATCCCCTGCGGATCGGCGGAAAAAAAATCGAGACGACCGGCAAGATCGAGTCGTTGAATCCGGCGAGGTGCGAGCAGATTGTCGGCACGACCGCGAAGGCGACGCAGGAACATGCGCTCGCGGCCATTGCCGCGGCGGATGAGGCGTTCAAGAGCTGGTCGCGGGTCCCGCCGGATATTCGCGCGCGGTACCTGCTTAAGGCGGCCGCCATCATTCGCCGCCGGGTGTACGAATTCTCGGCCTGGATGGTCTATGAAGTCTCGAAGTCGTGGATCGAGGCGTACGCGGACGCGACCGAGTGCATTGATTTTCTCGAATTCTACGCCCGCGAGATGATGCGGCTGGGCGGCTCACAACCTGTAGTTCCGCAGGTGGGGGAGGAGAACGAGGTCCGCTTCATCCCCCTCGGCGTGGGCGTCGTAATCCCGCCTTGGAACTTCCCCTTTGCCATCATGGCGGGCATGACGACGGCGGCGATCGTCGCGGGAAATACGGTCGTGCTCAAACCCGCCAGCACGTCGCCGATTATCGCCGCGAAGTTCGTCGAGGTGATGGAGGAGGTCATGCTGCCGCCGGGCGTGCTGAATTTCTGCCCCGGCCCCGGGGGTCAAGTCGGCGATACATTGGTCGATCATCCGCGGACGCGCTTCATCGCGTTCACCGGCTCGCGCGACGTGGGCCTGCGGATCTTCGAGCGCGCGTCTAAGGTTCATCCCGGCCAGATCTGGCTGAAGCGCACGACGCTGGAGATGGGCGGCAAGGACTGCATCGTCGTGACGGAGTCGGCGGACATTGATGCCGCGGCCGAGGGCGTGGTCGCGGCGGCCTTCGGCTTCCAGGGTCAAAAATGTTCGGCCTGCAGCCGCCTCGTGGTGGATGAAAAAGTCCACGACGTCCTGGTGGAGAAAGTCGTCGAGCGGACGAAGCGTCTCACGATCGGCAACCCGACCGGCCCCGAAAACTATTTCATGGGGGCGGTCATCGATACCTCGGCCTTCGACAAGATCAACGGATACATCGACGTCGGCAAGAAGGAAGGCCAATTGGCGCTCGGCGGGACCAAGGTACCAACCGGCGGTTATTTCATCCCGCCCACGATTTACACCGGCATTGCGCGCGACGCGCGAATTGCCCAGGAGGAGATCTTCGGTCCTGTCCTCGCAGTCATCAAAGGCCGCGGGCTCGATGATTTACTGGCCATCGCGAACGGGACGGAATACGGCCTGACGGGCGGGTTCTACAGCCGCGATCGCATGGAACTGGAACGGGCCCGCCACGAGTTTCACGTCGGCAATCTGTACATGAATCGCAAATGCACGGGCGCGCTGGTGGACGTGCAGCCGTTCGGCGGCTTCAACATGTCCGGTACCGACAGCAAGGCCGGCGGCCGGGACTATCTGTTGCACTTTCTGCAGGGAAAGAGCATTACCGAGCGATTATGA
- a CDS encoding DNA-3-methyladenine glycosylase I — MARKLILKKAVPPLDNRGRCDWAARDPLLAAYHDEEWGRPIRTDAGHLERMALEVFQCGLSWKIVLTKRPAFRRLFERFDVGRVASFKARDVERLCRDASIIRNRLKIKAIVANARVFLKIAEEHGSYRRWFDALPATDPRAQKALFPLFNETFRFMGPETTKCYLMGVGKIAPPHEPQCWRFE; from the coding sequence ATGGCACGTAAGCTGATATTAAAAAAGGCGGTGCCGCCGTTGGATAACCGAGGGCGATGCGATTGGGCCGCACGGGATCCCCTCCTCGCTGCCTACCACGACGAAGAATGGGGTCGCCCCATCCGCACCGATGCCGGCCATCTGGAGCGAATGGCGTTGGAAGTCTTCCAGTGCGGCCTCTCATGGAAGATCGTACTGACCAAGCGGCCCGCGTTTCGGCGCCTCTTCGAACGGTTTGACGTGGGTCGCGTGGCATCTTTCAAGGCCCGAGACGTGGAGCGCCTCTGCCGCGACGCGTCGATTATCCGCAACCGGCTAAAAATCAAAGCCATCGTGGCCAACGCGCGGGTGTTTCTCAAGATCGCCGAAGAGCATGGTTCGTATCGGCGGTGGTTTGATGCTTTGCCCGCCACCGACCCTCGCGCACAAAAGGCCCTCTTCCCGCTCTTCAACGAGACCTTTCGGTTCATGGGTCCGGAGACGACGAAATGTTACCTAATGGGGGTCGGAAAGATCGCACCGCCACACGAGCCGCAATGCTGGCGTTTTGAGTGA
- a CDS encoding tetratricopeptide repeat protein yields MVPPYWHYAIIVLAGLIAYWPSFRGVYLLDDDLHIVANPEIKQLWPITRHLSDPDRPVVRLSLAINYALGGIEPFGFHIFNLAIHFLAALTLYGLIRGTLALRAPSPAQASGLKSQASSLAFTVALLWVVHPLTTQAVTYIIQRAESTMALFFLLTLYCVMRGARSARAPLWYAAAIAACAAGMGCKEVMATAPLVVLLYDRIFLAESWKDVLRRRWPLYAGLFLTGAILLRGGAAAGLTGAESANAATVGFGFEGVTPWQYLRTQPEVILHYLRLVVWPHPLCFDYDWPPATLSSRTISAGLAILAAVVASAWAVWRGRPIGFLGAAFFLILAPTSSFVPIKDLAVEHRLYLPLAAVIALIVFVLHRLLGSADSRSTPLHAVLLGGAALLFGLLTYQRNTLYQSEIGLWTDVVAQRPGNARAWDHLGNAQMDADQTDKAIASFQAALRIVPNWALVENNLGNALAKAGRLEEAAAALQSALDHAPVLTHVHLNLGMVLHKLGRLGDAVEHYRLGLAASPQLVPSQNNMGIALRDLGRLAEAEEAHRTALRYAPNDADTRYALAYVLELQGKRAEAAAEYREVLRIEPGHANAKVRLAALGQPK; encoded by the coding sequence ATGGTGCCCCCCTACTGGCACTACGCCATCATAGTGCTGGCCGGACTCATTGCCTATTGGCCCAGCTTTCGCGGCGTCTATCTGCTCGACGACGACCTGCACATCGTCGCCAACCCCGAAATTAAACAACTCTGGCCCATCACGCGGCATCTGTCCGATCCGGATCGGCCGGTCGTACGACTCTCGCTAGCCATCAACTACGCGCTGGGCGGCATCGAACCGTTTGGGTTTCACATCTTCAACCTCGCCATCCACTTCCTGGCCGCGCTGACGCTGTACGGACTGATCCGCGGAACGCTCGCGCTCCGCGCGCCAAGTCCTGCTCAAGCCTCAGGCCTCAAGTCTCAAGCCTCATCCTTGGCGTTCACCGTTGCCCTGCTCTGGGTCGTGCATCCCCTGACGACGCAGGCCGTCACCTACATTATCCAGCGCGCCGAATCGACGATGGCCCTCTTTTTCCTCCTCACCCTCTACTGCGTCATGCGCGGCGCTCGCTCGGCCCGCGCGCCGCTCTGGTACGCCGCCGCCATCGCCGCCTGCGCCGCGGGGATGGGGTGCAAGGAAGTCATGGCGACCGCACCGCTTGTCGTCCTGCTCTACGATCGCATCTTCCTCGCCGAATCGTGGAAGGACGTGCTGCGCCGCCGCTGGCCGCTCTACGCCGGCCTCTTTCTGACTGGCGCGATTCTGCTTCGCGGCGGGGCGGCGGCGGGACTGACGGGAGCGGAATCGGCGAACGCCGCGACCGTCGGCTTCGGGTTTGAAGGCGTCACGCCCTGGCAATACCTCCGCACGCAGCCCGAAGTCATTCTCCATTACCTGAGGCTCGTCGTCTGGCCGCACCCGCTCTGCTTTGACTACGACTGGCCGCCGGCCACGCTCTCCTCCCGGACGATCTCGGCCGGTCTGGCGATCCTCGCGGCGGTCGTGGCATCGGCCTGGGCCGTGTGGCGAGGCCGCCCAATCGGCTTCCTCGGCGCGGCGTTCTTCCTGATCCTCGCACCCACATCAAGCTTCGTGCCCATCAAGGACCTCGCCGTCGAGCATCGCCTGTACCTGCCGCTCGCGGCGGTCATTGCCCTGATCGTCTTCGTCCTGCACCGACTCCTCGGCTCGGCCGATTCGCGCTCAACGCCGCTGCACGCCGTGCTGCTTGGCGGTGCGGCGCTACTGTTCGGACTACTTACTTATCAACGCAACACCCTCTACCAAAGCGAGATCGGCCTTTGGACCGACGTCGTCGCGCAGCGACCGGGTAACGCCCGGGCGTGGGATCATCTGGGCAATGCACAGATGGACGCCGATCAGACGGACAAGGCCATCGCTTCCTTTCAGGCCGCGCTGCGGATCGTGCCGAATTGGGCGCTGGTCGAGAACAACCTCGGTAACGCACTGGCCAAGGCCGGTCGGCTGGAGGAGGCCGCCGCCGCATTGCAGTCCGCGCTGGATCACGCTCCCGTCCTTACTCATGTCCACCTGAACCTCGGCATGGTCCTGCACAAGCTCGGCCGCCTGGGCGACGCGGTGGAGCACTACCGGCTGGGGCTGGCCGCGTCGCCGCAACTGGTCCCGTCGCAGAACAACATGGGGATCGCCCTGCGCGATCTGGGCCGGCTGGCGGAGGCGGAGGAAGCGCATCGAACCGCGCTGCGCTATGCGCCAAACGACGCCGACACGCGCTACGCGCTGGCGTATGTTCTGGAGTTGCAGGGCAAGCGCGCCGAAGCGGCGGCGGAGTATCGCGAGGTCCTGCGGATCGAGCCGGGCCACGCGAACGCGAAAGTGCGGTTGGCGGCGCTTGGACAACCGAAGTGA
- a CDS encoding tetratricopeptide repeat protein, translating into MDRARAYRYDGQAARALDDLDRAERVGGDVSMIALERGLALAELGRDSEAETELTKHLRGPNPKASAYARRAALRERGGRPNEATRDYTAALALAADVEWYLRRGRLQETQGLLNDTAAGLREGLARCTGAVAIRLELLRLETTQGHFESATQLIDEAIAQADVKTEWYLRRADVQAAAGNSVQAACDRKAALAEADRAVARRPTALRLLTRARVFVALGQPEKAATDLRAALRKAPGLVEAAELLTTIQGPTHTSVPNARN; encoded by the coding sequence ATGGATCGGGCCCGCGCCTACCGGTACGACGGTCAGGCGGCCCGCGCGCTGGACGATCTGGACCGCGCGGAGCGCGTGGGCGGCGATGTTTCAATGATTGCGTTGGAGCGCGGACTGGCCCTGGCCGAATTGGGCCGCGATTCCGAAGCGGAAACCGAACTCACGAAGCATCTTCGTGGGCCAAATCCCAAAGCGAGCGCCTATGCCCGGCGCGCCGCGCTGCGCGAGCGCGGCGGTCGTCCGAACGAAGCCACTCGCGACTACACGGCAGCCCTGGCCCTCGCGGCCGACGTAGAGTGGTACCTCCGCCGGGGACGCTTGCAGGAAACGCAGGGCCTGCTCAACGACACCGCCGCAGGGCTTCGCGAAGGACTGGCACGCTGCACCGGGGCTGTGGCGATCCGGTTGGAATTGCTTCGATTGGAGACGACCCAAGGGCACTTCGAATCCGCGACGCAGCTCATTGACGAAGCGATCGCGCAGGCCGACGTCAAGACCGAGTGGTACCTGAGGCGGGCGGACGTCCAAGCAGCCGCCGGCAATTCTGTGCAAGCCGCATGCGATCGAAAAGCGGCACTGGCCGAGGCAGACCGGGCGGTCGCGCGGCGTCCGACCGCGCTGCGCCTCTTGACGCGGGCCAGGGTTTTTGTCGCCCTGGGCCAGCCCGAAAAAGCGGCCACGGATCTGCGGGCCGCCCTGCGCAAGGCTCCCGGGCTCGTAGAGGCGGCGGAGTTGTTGACGACAATTCAAGGACCAACACACACGAGCGTGCCGAATGCCAGGAACTAA
- a CDS encoding Gfo/Idh/MocA family oxidoreductase — MAKRICVVGAGRWGRNHVKTLHDFGHLGAVVDCDRKALATLGQGYPGIPTFGEVADALAAGFDAFTVATPAETHFDIARQILTAGKPVLVEKPLALTSAEAKALKALADKKGVPLMVGHVLLFHPAIRRIKELLAAGKIGRLQYLYSNRLNFGIIRQQENILWSFAPHDISIFQYLIGARPIDIGTHGAMFLDRPLHDSTLTVLKYPGGVTGHIFVSWLHPFKEHRLVIIGDKGMLTFVDSASGGGLHYYGYPADIDWMAGAPVKPKGPPESIAYDATPPLTAEMAYFVERLDKGPPEIADAASAIEVLEILEQATQSLVETDRRGQHVGKDYFVHASSYVDDGAEIGAGTKIWHFSHVQTGARIGKNCSIGQNVNIAPNVRIGDHVKIQNNVSVYEGVELEDHVFCGPSMVFTNITDPRSKYPQRGAEHYHKTLVRQGATIGANATILCGHTLGRHCFIGAGAVVTGDVPDYALMLGVPAKQAGWVCECGERLPEITTNAACSRCKRQYVLANGVLSCGTG, encoded by the coding sequence ATGGCCAAGCGTATCTGCGTCGTCGGGGCGGGTCGATGGGGCCGAAACCACGTCAAGACGCTCCATGATTTCGGCCATCTCGGCGCCGTCGTGGACTGCGACAGGAAGGCCCTGGCCACGCTTGGCCAGGGCTACCCCGGCATCCCGACCTTCGGCGAAGTTGCGGACGCCCTCGCCGCCGGGTTCGACGCCTTCACCGTCGCCACGCCCGCCGAGACGCACTTCGATATCGCCCGCCAGATCCTCACCGCCGGCAAGCCCGTCCTCGTCGAAAAGCCGCTGGCCCTCACCTCCGCCGAAGCGAAGGCCCTCAAGGCCCTCGCGGACAAAAAGGGCGTCCCCCTCATGGTCGGTCACGTCCTGCTCTTCCATCCCGCGATCCGCAGGATCAAGGAACTGCTCGCCGCGGGCAAGATCGGCCGCCTGCAATACCTCTACAGCAACCGCCTCAACTTCGGCATCATCCGCCAGCAGGAAAACATCCTCTGGAGCTTCGCCCCGCACGACATCTCGATCTTCCAATACCTGATCGGTGCGCGGCCCATCGACATCGGCACGCACGGGGCGATGTTCCTCGACCGGCCGCTGCACGACTCGACGCTCACGGTTCTCAAGTACCCCGGCGGCGTGACCGGTCACATCTTCGTGAGCTGGCTGCACCCGTTCAAGGAGCACCGGCTCGTGATCATCGGCGACAAGGGCATGCTCACGTTTGTGGACTCGGCGTCCGGCGGCGGTCTGCACTATTATGGATACCCGGCCGACATCGATTGGATGGCCGGTGCGCCGGTCAAGCCGAAAGGTCCGCCCGAGTCGATCGCGTACGACGCCACGCCGCCGCTGACCGCGGAGATGGCCTACTTTGTCGAGCGGCTCGATAAGGGCCCGCCGGAGATCGCCGACGCGGCCAGCGCGATCGAGGTGCTGGAGATCCTGGAGCAGGCGACGCAGAGTCTCGTGGAGACCGACCGGAGAGGGCAGCACGTGGGCAAGGACTATTTCGTACACGCGTCCAGCTACGTCGACGACGGCGCGGAGATCGGCGCCGGCACGAAGATCTGGCACTTTTCGCACGTGCAGACCGGCGCGCGGATCGGAAAGAACTGCTCCATCGGCCAGAACGTCAACATCGCCCCGAACGTCCGCATCGGCGACCACGTCAAGATTCAGAACAACGTCTCGGTCTATGAAGGCGTGGAGCTGGAGGACCATGTCTTCTGCGGCCCGTCGATGGTCTTCACGAACATCACTGACCCGCGCTCGAAGTACCCCCAGCGGGGCGCGGAGCATTATCACAAGACGCTCGTCCGCCAGGGGGCGACAATCGGCGCCAACGCGACAATCCTCTGCGGTCACACGCTGGGCCGGCATTGTTTCATCGGCGCCGGCGCGGTCGTGACCGGCGACGTGCCGGATTACGCGCTGATGCTCGGCGTCCCGGCGAAACAGGCGGGCTGGGTCTGCGAATGCGGCGAGCGGTTGCCGGAAATCACGACCAACGCCGCATGTTCGCGGTGCAAGCGGCAGTATGTCCTGGCCAATGGCGTGTTATCGTGTGGCACCGGCTAA
- a CDS encoding DUF819 family protein yields MRDSWSANGTGVVAAIDPPLLREPIAILAVLVATLAAIVWAQDHARLRRLFKVVPAIAFCYFVPTLFSTLGIIPNHSELYRWIKDFILPASLVLLTLSLDVPAIFRLGPRALIMFLAATVGVVLGGPIALALWKGVLPADAWLAMSYLAGTWVGGSANGLAVSRAVHAEALIGPMVIVDIAVGYTWMGLLLYLAGRSERVDRWFRADRSAIDDLQRSMEAFHARVMRNAKVGDWLAVLAVAFGATAVAHGVGQWLAAGPFAALRDYADAFVWKMLIVTGIGMILSFTRVRTLEGVGASSMGNLMLYLLIACIGAGADFAHLRDAGWYLAVGITWMAIHAAVLIVVGRLVRAPFFYFAMGSQANIGGAASAPVVAAAFSPVLAPVGVLLAIAGYALGTIGGYLCVQLCRLVAGG; encoded by the coding sequence ATGCGAGATTCCTGGTCGGCGAACGGAACGGGGGTCGTTGCCGCCATCGATCCGCCGTTGCTCCGTGAACCCATCGCCATCCTTGCGGTGCTGGTCGCCACGCTCGCCGCGATTGTGTGGGCACAGGATCATGCCCGCCTGCGCCGCCTGTTTAAGGTCGTCCCCGCCATTGCTTTCTGCTACTTCGTTCCCACACTCTTTTCGACGCTCGGCATCATCCCCAATCATTCCGAACTATATCGCTGGATCAAGGACTTTATTCTGCCGGCGAGCCTCGTGTTGCTCACCCTTTCACTCGACGTGCCCGCGATCTTCCGACTTGGACCCAGGGCCCTGATCATGTTTCTTGCGGCGACCGTGGGCGTCGTGCTGGGCGGGCCAATCGCGCTGGCGCTTTGGAAGGGCGTACTTCCCGCTGACGCCTGGCTGGCGATGTCCTATCTTGCGGGCACCTGGGTTGGGGGGTCGGCCAATGGCCTGGCCGTAAGCCGCGCGGTGCATGCCGAGGCGCTCATCGGCCCCATGGTCATTGTGGATATCGCCGTCGGGTACACCTGGATGGGCCTGTTGTTGTACCTTGCGGGTCGCAGCGAGCGCGTGGATCGGTGGTTTCGGGCCGATCGGTCGGCAATCGATGACTTGCAACGGTCGATGGAGGCCTTTCACGCGCGTGTCATGCGCAACGCGAAGGTGGGAGATTGGCTGGCCGTCCTGGCCGTTGCGTTTGGCGCGACGGCGGTCGCCCATGGCGTCGGTCAATGGCTGGCGGCGGGGCCGTTCGCTGCTCTTCGCGACTATGCGGATGCCTTTGTATGGAAGATGCTCATCGTGACGGGCATCGGGATGATTCTGTCGTTCACGCGGGTGCGGACACTGGAGGGCGTGGGCGCATCATCGATGGGCAATTTGATGTTGTATCTTCTCATTGCGTGCATCGGGGCGGGGGCGGACTTTGCGCACCTGCGCGACGCGGGCTGGTACCTCGCCGTCGGCATTACGTGGATGGCGATCCATGCGGCGGTGCTCATTGTCGTCGGTCGGCTGGTCCGCGCGCCGTTTTTCTATTTCGCGATGGGCTCGCAGGCAAACATCGGCGGCGCAGCCTCAGCCCCGGTCGTTGCGGCGGCGTTCAGCCCGGTGCTGGCCCCGGTGGGGGTGTTGCTGGCGATTGCGGGGTATGCCCTGGGGACTATCGGCGGGTATCTTTGCGTGCAGTTGTGTCGACTGGTGGCGGGGGGCTGA
- a CDS encoding metallophosphoesterase: MPGTNRQRAWPVLFLFVIASTASAVNVTYQEGVNGYTGTADTFLQQAAPASNNGALDRCEWDSDDPVGTGQDNVALIRFENIFGNGAGQVPPGSQIFSATLSLVVFNSGDAGTVREAAIDWSESTTWNTFGPSPGVQAGDYGASVATVGGSITTQNITVTSSLATWSADPAANRGWIILPTGNGGVEFRSSEYAVNPLLRPKLSISYGTPPPLALVRQPYLQRGTPTSMTICWRTNIASDSIVHYGSNPAMLDQTASSGASVTDHIVTINDLSPATTYYYDVGSTAEVLVGGDADHYFVTSPSAGQPTAFKVWIVGDSGTGDANQAAVRDAMLAATGATPPDLYVHVGDIAYNSGTDQEFTDNFYAPYEAILRHTVCWPTLGNHEGASSDSQTQSGPYYEGYVLPAAAEAGGLASGTEAYYSFNYANAHFICLDSHDTPRTPGSAMLTWLAADLAATDQHWIIAFWHHPPYSKGSHDSDDPFDSSGRLVEMRENVLPILEAGGVDLVLAGHSHIYERSYLVDGAYDTPTTAAGHIVDAGDGRLTGDGAYLKPYGLAAHEGAVYVVAGHGGASLGGTGGHVLMYFDELAFGSCLLTIDGNHLSLQNLRYDGAITDTFDLIKPPPGDIDADGDVDFVDLDLFVAVLLEQETDTGRISRADLDGSGTPDGLDAQPFAAALLGL, from the coding sequence ATGCCAGGAACTAACCGACAGCGGGCATGGCCCGTTCTTTTTCTATTTGTCATTGCGTCAACGGCCTCCGCCGTCAACGTCACGTATCAGGAAGGCGTCAACGGCTACACCGGTACGGCCGACACGTTCCTCCAACAAGCCGCGCCGGCTTCGAACAATGGCGCGCTCGACCGCTGCGAGTGGGACAGCGACGACCCCGTCGGCACAGGACAGGACAACGTCGCGCTGATCCGCTTCGAGAACATCTTCGGCAATGGTGCCGGACAGGTCCCGCCGGGCTCGCAAATCTTCTCCGCGACGCTCTCCCTCGTCGTCTTCAACTCAGGAGATGCCGGCACAGTTCGCGAGGCGGCCATCGACTGGAGTGAATCGACAACATGGAACACCTTCGGGCCAAGCCCCGGCGTGCAGGCCGGCGACTACGGCGCCAGCGTGGCTACTGTCGGCGGATCGATTACGACGCAAAACATTACCGTCACCAGCAGCCTCGCGACCTGGTCGGCCGATCCCGCGGCCAATCGCGGGTGGATCATCCTCCCGACGGGCAATGGTGGCGTCGAGTTTCGATCCAGCGAATACGCGGTCAATCCTCTCCTTCGGCCCAAGCTCAGCATCTCGTACGGCACGCCTCCTCCGCTCGCGCTGGTGCGACAACCGTATCTCCAAAGGGGCACACCCACGTCCATGACGATCTGCTGGCGGACCAACATCGCCAGCGACAGCATCGTGCATTACGGCTCAAACCCGGCGATGCTCGATCAGACGGCGTCGAGCGGGGCCAGCGTGACGGACCACATCGTGACGATCAACGACCTGTCGCCGGCGACGACCTACTATTACGACGTCGGCTCAACTGCCGAGGTGCTCGTCGGCGGAGACGCGGATCACTATTTCGTCACATCGCCGAGCGCGGGCCAGCCCACCGCGTTCAAGGTCTGGATCGTCGGCGATTCCGGCACGGGCGACGCCAATCAGGCGGCGGTGCGGGATGCGATGCTTGCCGCGACCGGTGCGACGCCGCCGGACCTTTACGTCCACGTCGGCGACATCGCCTACAACAGCGGGACCGATCAGGAATTCACCGACAATTTCTACGCACCCTACGAGGCGATCCTTCGCCACACCGTCTGCTGGCCGACGCTCGGCAATCACGAGGGCGCATCCTCCGACTCGCAAACTCAGTCCGGCCCGTATTACGAGGGCTACGTCCTGCCCGCCGCCGCCGAGGCGGGCGGGCTCGCGTCGGGCACCGAGGCGTACTACTCCTTCAACTATGCCAATGCGCACTTCATCTGCCTCGACTCCCACGACACGCCGCGCACGCCGGGCTCGGCCATGCTGACCTGGCTCGCCGCCGACCTCGCGGCAACGGACCAGCACTGGATCATCGCCTTCTGGCATCATCCGCCCTACAGCAAAGGCTCGCACGATTCCGATGACCCGTTCGATTCCAGTGGCCGATTGGTCGAGATGCGCGAAAACGTCCTGCCGATCCTCGAAGCGGGCGGCGTCGATCTCGTCCTCGCCGGTCACTCGCACATCTACGAACGCTCCTACCTCGTAGACGGAGCCTACGACACCCCGACGACCGCGGCGGGACATATCGTCGACGCCGGAGATGGCCGGCTCACCGGCGACGGGGCCTATCTCAAGCCCTACGGACTCGCCGCGCACGAGGGCGCGGTCTATGTCGTGGCGGGCCACGGCGGGGCGAGCCTTGGCGGCACGGGAGGACACGTCCTCATGTATTTCGACGAGCTGGCATTCGGCTCGTGCCTGTTGACCATCGACGGAAACCATCTCTCGTTGCAAAACCTGCGCTACGATGGTGCGATCACGGATACGTTTGATCTCATCAAACCTCCGCCCGGCGACATCGACGCCGACGGCGACGTGGACTTCGTCGACCTCGACCTCTTCGTCGCCGTTTTGCTCGAACAGGAAACGGACACCGGCCGCATCAGTCGCGCCGACCTGGACGGTAGCGGCACGCCCGACGGTCTCGACGCCCAGCCATTCGCCGCGGCATTACTCGGGTTATAG